Proteins from a single region of Dysosmobacter acutus:
- a CDS encoding ATP-dependent helicase: protein MNNERYVAARKRVIERDFQRLNPEQRRAAMATEGPLLLLAGAGSGKTTVLIQRVYNLLTYGRGSDCDEVPEWASEEDLKFLEHYPDHPTEEEKRRARRLCAVESAVPWSVLAITFTNKAAGELKERLAARLGSAANDIWASTFHSACVKILRRDADKVGFSKDFTIYDTDDSKRVIKDVLKELGLEEKSFPPRDVLSIISSSKDKYESPREFARRMEATNDWRLKRIARVYDAYQERLRTANAMDFDDIIYHTVELLQRSEETRTFYQRKFRYVLVDEYQDTNHLQYLLTSLLAGGYQNICVVGDDDQSIYRFRGANIENILSFEKQYKNARVIRLEQNYRSTQNILDAANAVIRNNHGRKGKTLWTENGGGSLVTVKTTFSEMDEANYVVSSILSECRRGRSFRDCAVLYRMNAQSNALEQALRRNGVTYKVVGGMKFFDRAEIKDMLAYLCVINNPDDDLRLTRIINVPARSIGAATVEKVQTLARSQGTSMFEILTRAASYAELKSAAGKLGKFAQLIASLRAQASSMELPEFYEQVCAQTGYTAALMEKDDMESRGRLENVQELQSSIVGFLENQPEDPTLSGFLNEIALYTDLDAVNEGDDAVTLMTIHSAKGLEFPSVYVVGMEDGIFPGNRAIGEEEEMEEERRLCYVAMTRAKEQLTLVNARQRMLYGRTSSNMPSRFLEEIPAENMEWLSKSEPRRGAWEDDDPFFREQEGWSPRRGAAAAGSPGTVRESGAPRRAISPSAARKAVSSAPLLELVKGDMVEHSAFGTGMVVSVRPMGGDALVEVAFDGIGTKKLMLKSAGIHMKKL, encoded by the coding sequence ATGAACAACGAACGATATGTAGCGGCCCGCAAGCGGGTCATTGAGCGGGATTTCCAGCGCCTGAACCCGGAGCAGCGCCGGGCGGCCATGGCCACGGAAGGGCCGCTGCTGCTGTTGGCAGGCGCGGGGAGCGGAAAGACCACCGTGCTGATCCAGCGGGTGTATAACCTGTTGACCTATGGCCGGGGCAGCGACTGCGATGAGGTTCCGGAGTGGGCGTCGGAGGAGGACCTAAAGTTTCTGGAGCACTATCCAGACCATCCCACGGAGGAGGAGAAGCGCAGGGCCAGAAGGCTTTGCGCCGTGGAGAGCGCGGTGCCCTGGTCGGTGCTGGCCATCACCTTCACCAACAAGGCGGCGGGGGAGCTGAAAGAGCGCCTGGCGGCCCGGCTGGGCTCGGCGGCCAACGACATCTGGGCCTCCACCTTCCACTCCGCCTGCGTGAAGATTCTGCGGCGGGACGCGGACAAGGTGGGCTTCAGCAAGGACTTCACCATCTATGATACCGACGACAGCAAGCGGGTCATCAAGGATGTGCTGAAGGAGCTGGGACTGGAGGAAAAATCCTTTCCGCCCCGGGACGTGCTCTCCATCATCAGCAGCTCCAAGGACAAGTACGAAAGCCCCCGGGAGTTTGCCCGGCGCATGGAAGCCACCAACGACTGGCGCTTAAAGCGCATCGCCAGGGTTTACGATGCCTATCAGGAACGGCTGCGTACGGCCAACGCCATGGATTTTGACGATATCATCTACCACACGGTGGAGCTTTTACAGCGCAGCGAGGAGACCCGGACCTTCTATCAGCGCAAGTTCCGCTATGTGTTGGTGGACGAGTACCAGGACACCAACCACCTCCAGTATCTGCTGACCTCCCTGCTGGCGGGCGGGTATCAGAACATCTGCGTGGTGGGCGACGACGACCAGTCCATCTACCGCTTCCGGGGCGCCAACATTGAGAACATCCTCAGCTTTGAAAAGCAGTATAAAAACGCGCGGGTGATCCGCCTGGAGCAGAACTACCGCTCCACCCAGAACATCCTGGACGCCGCCAACGCGGTGATCCGCAACAACCATGGCCGAAAGGGCAAGACCCTTTGGACAGAGAACGGCGGCGGCAGCCTGGTGACGGTGAAAACCACCTTCAGCGAGATGGATGAGGCAAACTATGTGGTTTCCTCCATCCTCTCCGAGTGCCGCCGGGGCCGCAGCTTCCGGGACTGCGCCGTGCTCTATCGCATGAACGCCCAGTCCAACGCGCTGGAGCAGGCGCTGCGGCGCAACGGTGTCACCTACAAGGTGGTGGGCGGCATGAAGTTCTTTGACCGCGCTGAGATCAAGGACATGCTGGCGTATCTGTGCGTGATCAACAACCCGGACGACGATCTGCGCCTCACCCGCATCATCAATGTGCCCGCCCGCTCCATCGGCGCCGCCACGGTGGAGAAGGTGCAGACCCTGGCCAGGAGTCAGGGGACGTCCATGTTTGAGATTCTGACCCGGGCGGCCTCCTATGCGGAACTTAAGAGCGCGGCGGGAAAGCTTGGAAAGTTTGCCCAGCTGATCGCTTCTCTCCGCGCCCAGGCCTCTTCCATGGAGCTCCCGGAGTTCTATGAGCAGGTCTGTGCCCAGACGGGTTATACCGCCGCGTTGATGGAAAAGGACGACATGGAGAGCCGGGGCCGGTTGGAGAACGTCCAGGAGCTCCAGTCCAGCATTGTGGGCTTTTTGGAAAACCAGCCGGAGGACCCTACGCTGTCCGGCTTCCTCAATGAGATTGCCCTGTACACCGATCTGGATGCGGTGAACGAGGGGGACGACGCAGTGACGCTGATGACCATTCACAGCGCCAAGGGGCTGGAATTTCCGTCGGTTTATGTGGTTGGCATGGAGGACGGCATCTTCCCGGGCAACCGCGCCATCGGAGAAGAGGAGGAAATGGAGGAGGAGCGGCGGCTGTGTTATGTGGCCATGACCCGGGCCAAGGAGCAGCTGACGCTGGTTAATGCCCGCCAGCGGATGCTCTACGGCCGCACCAGCAGCAATATGCCCTCCCGGTTCCTTGAGGAGATTCCGGCAGAGAACATGGAGTGGCTCAGCAAGTCGGAGCCGCGCCGCGGCGCCTGGGAGGACGACGATCCCTTCTTCCGGGAGCAGGAGGGCTGGAGTCCCCGGCGGGGTGCCGCGGCCGCCGGGAGTCCCGGTACCGTCCGGGAGAGCGGAGCGCCCCGCCGTGCGATTTCGCCTTCCGCCGCCCGGAAGGCGGTATCTTCCGCTCCGCTGCTGGAGCTGGTCAAGGGCGACATGGTGGAGCACAGCGCCTTTGGAACCGGCATGGTGGTTTCCGTCCGGCCCATGGGCGGCGACGCCTTGGTGGAGGTGGCCTTTGACGGCATCGGCACCAAGAAGCTGATGCTCAAATCCGCCGGCATACATATGAAAAAGCTGTAA
- a CDS encoding DMT family transporter: MRTNHLRQNSCAVLAAFIWGTAFVAQSICARYVSPFTFTASRFVIATLVMGGIVAVIEVRQRKQDKERGPRDWKALLTAGTLCGTLLGASTILQQAGLGGTSAGKAGFITALYIVVVPILGLFLHKKVTPLVWMGMGSAVFGLYFLCITESFSVSLSDTFVILCAIFFAVHILVVDHYDGRVNSIELSLVQLAVATVWALLGMLLFETPDAGTIEGLRLCFWPILYMGIFPSGVAYTLQILAQRESNPTVTALLMSLESVFAAVAGALILKDQMSGREYLGCFLMMVAVVLAQLPPIPLKKKEEDLTVES; encoded by the coding sequence ATGAGGACAAACCACCTCCGCCAGAACTCGTGCGCTGTGCTGGCGGCGTTCATATGGGGAACCGCTTTTGTAGCCCAGAGCATCTGCGCAAGATATGTCTCGCCGTTTACCTTTACCGCCTCAAGGTTCGTCATTGCCACGCTGGTGATGGGGGGAATTGTGGCCGTCATTGAGGTCCGGCAGAGGAAGCAGGACAAGGAGCGCGGGCCCAGGGACTGGAAGGCGCTTTTGACTGCAGGAACGCTCTGCGGAACGCTGTTGGGCGCCTCCACCATTTTGCAGCAGGCGGGACTGGGCGGCACCAGCGCCGGAAAGGCCGGATTCATCACCGCCCTTTATATTGTGGTGGTCCCGATTTTAGGGCTGTTCCTCCATAAAAAAGTGACGCCGCTTGTCTGGATGGGTATGGGTTCCGCCGTGTTTGGACTGTATTTTCTCTGCATAACGGAGTCTTTCTCCGTCTCGCTCAGCGATACGTTTGTGATCCTCTGCGCCATTTTTTTCGCGGTGCATATTTTGGTGGTGGACCACTATGACGGCAGGGTGAATTCCATAGAGCTCTCTCTTGTGCAGTTGGCGGTGGCCACTGTGTGGGCGCTGCTGGGCATGCTGCTATTTGAAACGCCTGACGCGGGGACCATTGAGGGTCTGCGCCTTTGCTTCTGGCCCATCCTCTACATGGGTATTTTCCCAAGCGGCGTGGCCTACACCCTTCAAATTCTGGCCCAGCGAGAGTCCAACCCCACAGTGACCGCGCTGCTGATGAGTTTGGAGTCCGTGTTTGCCGCGGTGGCCGGCGCGCTGATTCTGAAGGATCAGATGAGCGGGAGGGAGTACTTAGGCTGCTTTTTGATGATGGTGGCGGTGGTGCTGGCCCAGCTGCCGCCGATCCCCCTGAAAAAGAAGGAAGAGGACCTGACGGTGGAATCATAG
- a CDS encoding DHHW family protein, which produces MQKRYAQFISVLFCLFIGGFFALHLILPDREKSEVENRTLQQAPRFSVGAVLDGSFMEDVETYIADQFPMRDEWTGVKARSEQAIGKREFSGVYLCGDTLIARVNEPDAALVEKNLGYVKALAEKTELPVYLGLIPSAAEVWKDRLPEGAASYDQRLVLDQARTIGVPLVEYSSVLTDHAEEPIFYRTDHHWTTLGAYYGYTAAARAMGLDIEPMGEPRQVSDSFSGTLYSTSGIHWLKPDAMEIAVEEEGVDVTSYRTGKPEAGALYDWSKLEGKDKYSFFLGGNQPLCIVESQSAKEGGRLLIIRDSYADSLAPFLSQNFEQVHLLDLRYYKGSVAEYARENGIDAVLISYSVPNFIEEKNMALLGQ; this is translated from the coding sequence ATGCAAAAACGATACGCGCAGTTCATCTCCGTTTTGTTCTGCCTCTTTATCGGCGGATTCTTTGCCCTCCACCTGATTCTCCCGGACCGGGAGAAGTCGGAGGTGGAAAACCGCACCCTTCAGCAGGCCCCCCGTTTTTCCGTGGGGGCGGTGTTAGACGGCAGCTTTATGGAGGACGTGGAAACCTATATTGCCGACCAGTTTCCCATGCGGGATGAGTGGACCGGGGTAAAGGCCCGCAGTGAGCAGGCCATCGGCAAGCGGGAATTTAGCGGAGTCTACCTCTGCGGCGATACGCTGATCGCCAGGGTGAATGAGCCGGACGCGGCCCTGGTGGAGAAAAACCTGGGCTATGTGAAGGCATTGGCGGAAAAAACGGAGCTTCCCGTGTACCTGGGGCTGATCCCCTCGGCTGCGGAGGTGTGGAAGGACCGTCTGCCGGAGGGAGCGGCCTCCTATGACCAGAGGCTGGTTTTGGATCAGGCCCGGACAATAGGCGTACCTCTGGTGGAGTATTCCTCCGTGCTGACCGATCACGCGGAGGAGCCCATTTTTTATCGGACGGACCACCACTGGACCACCTTGGGCGCCTACTACGGCTATACCGCCGCGGCCCGGGCCATGGGCCTGGATATCGAGCCCATGGGCGAACCACGGCAGGTCAGCGACAGCTTTTCCGGTACGCTCTACTCCACCTCGGGCATCCACTGGCTGAAGCCGGATGCCATGGAGATTGCCGTGGAGGAGGAAGGAGTGGATGTGACCTCCTACCGCACCGGCAAGCCGGAGGCGGGAGCGCTGTATGACTGGAGCAAGTTGGAGGGGAAGGACAAGTACTCCTTCTTCTTAGGCGGCAACCAACCCCTTTGCATCGTGGAGAGTCAGTCCGCGAAAGAGGGCGGGCGCCTTCTAATCATCCGGGACTCCTACGCCGACTCCCTGGCTCCGTTCCTGTCTCAGAACTTTGAGCAGGTGCATCTGCTGGACCTGCGCTATTATAAAGGCTCCGTGGCGGAGTACGCGCGGGAAAACGGCATAGACGCGGTTTTGATCTCCTACAGCGTGCCCAACTTCATCGAAGAAAAAAACATGGCCCTGTTAGGCCAATAG
- a CDS encoding HAD family hydrolase yields MFFFDLDGTLVDSNGIWKDVDRAFLAKRGLPYTHAYYEGVAHTIFPLAAKFTKEYCRLEESCEEIMAEWMELAKDAYAHHVPIKPGVRAYLKKCRAEGRRMAVITSSVPQHCRAVLAQHKLEPYFEEIFFAHDLGLEKKDPEIFLLAAQKSGVEPERCTVFDDSLQACKGARAARMRVVGVYDPFFAADEQAMREFCDVYLKSFEELL; encoded by the coding sequence ATGTTTTTCTTTGATTTGGACGGCACGCTGGTGGATTCCAACGGAATCTGGAAGGACGTGGACCGGGCGTTCCTTGCAAAGCGCGGCCTTCCCTATACCCATGCCTATTATGAGGGTGTGGCCCACACCATCTTCCCTCTGGCCGCCAAATTCACCAAGGAGTACTGCCGCCTGGAGGAGTCCTGTGAGGAGATCATGGCGGAGTGGATGGAGCTGGCCAAGGACGCCTATGCCCACCACGTCCCCATCAAGCCCGGTGTCCGGGCCTACCTGAAAAAATGCCGTGCCGAGGGGCGCAGGATGGCCGTCATCACCTCCAGCGTTCCCCAGCACTGCCGGGCGGTGCTGGCCCAGCACAAGTTAGAGCCCTATTTTGAAGAGATTTTTTTCGCCCACGATTTGGGCCTTGAAAAAAAAGACCCGGAGATTTTTCTGCTGGCCGCCCAAAAATCCGGCGTGGAACCGGAGCGCTGCACCGTGTTCGACGACTCGCTTCAGGCCTGCAAAGGCGCCAGGGCCGCCAGGATGCGGGTGGTTGGCGTCTACGACCCCTTCTTTGCCGCGGATGAGCAAGCCATGCGGGAGTTTTGCGACGTGTACCTCAAAAGCTTTGAGGAGCTTCTCTGA
- a CDS encoding BlaI/MecI/CopY family transcriptional regulator translates to MKINLSDGEWKVMNRLWEQSPRTITELVGALREETGWSKHTVITMLGRMESKGAVHYAEGARAKQYYPSIRREDAILTETESFLHKVGGFGSLVNAMVSGNALTEQDLAELSELLRQSKEDSL, encoded by the coding sequence ATGAAGATCAATCTGTCCGACGGGGAGTGGAAAGTGATGAACCGCCTGTGGGAGCAATCGCCCCGCACCATTACGGAGCTGGTGGGCGCGCTGCGGGAGGAAACCGGCTGGTCCAAGCACACAGTCATCACCATGCTGGGGCGGATGGAATCTAAGGGCGCCGTCCACTATGCGGAGGGGGCCCGGGCCAAACAGTACTATCCCTCCATCCGCCGGGAGGACGCGATTTTGACGGAGACGGAGAGCTTTCTCCACAAGGTGGGCGGATTCGGCTCTTTGGTCAATGCCATGGTGTCCGGCAACGCCCTGACGGAACAAGACCTTGCGGAGCTTTCCGAGCTGCTGCGGCAATCGAAGGAGGATTCGTTATGA
- a CDS encoding DNA-3-methyladenine glycosylase, giving the protein MAILHRKFYSGDTVETARALLGKYLVRIRDGEPLVCRITETETYVGRMDKACHAYGYRRTPRTETLFGPPGHAYIYLIYGMYHCLNFVTEPEGEPAAVLIRGLSPVWGEQTIRRLRFGAIEDKRLSAYQRKNFLNGPGKVCKGLSLTKLENGLDLTAPPLFVCDRAEDAGVPGDAHLSHRIHVSKRIGIDYAEEAVDFPWRFYLEEKE; this is encoded by the coding sequence ATGGCAATACTTCACCGGAAATTTTATAGCGGAGACACAGTGGAGACGGCCCGGGCGCTTCTTGGAAAATATCTGGTGCGCATCCGGGATGGCGAGCCTCTGGTCTGCCGCATCACCGAGACCGAGACTTACGTGGGGCGCATGGACAAGGCCTGCCACGCCTACGGCTATCGCCGCACCCCCAGGACGGAGACCTTGTTCGGCCCTCCCGGCCACGCCTATATCTACCTCATCTATGGGATGTACCACTGTCTGAACTTTGTCACAGAGCCGGAGGGGGAGCCCGCCGCCGTGCTGATCCGCGGCCTCTCCCCGGTCTGGGGCGAGCAGACGATCCGGCGTCTCCGGTTCGGCGCCATAGAGGACAAGCGGCTCAGCGCGTATCAGCGAAAGAATTTTCTGAACGGCCCGGGCAAGGTCTGTAAAGGCTTATCACTTACCAAACTTGAAAATGGGCTGGATCTCACCGCCCCTCCCCTGTTTGTCTGCGACCGTGCGGAGGATGCCGGCGTCCCGGGCGACGCGCATCTTTCCCACCGGATTCATGTCAGCAAACGGATCGGCATCGACTATGCCGAGGAGGCCGTGGACTTTCCGTGGCGGTTTTATCTGGAGGAAAAGGAGTGA
- a CDS encoding M56 family metallopeptidase gives MKEILITSSLLILALLTLRRLFRHNISRRVQYALWLVVALRLLVPVNLPDMGFSALSVTQDVQETVSAQLDSRTVYVLPMDRAPAEEYPFSRQVQPGQVVPDGASFGYPVLSRDGQTVTRYADRLSASEVLSLVWKAGILVTGGWFLVGNLLFYRRLRKTRRPFETKETTLPCYLVEEGLDSPCLFGLLRPAVYLTPSSCSSQERLRHVLAHETAHHRHGDHIWSLLRCLCLSVYWFNPLVWAAAAASRTDCELACDESAVRRLGEEQRIPYGQTLLSLIPVKTVPTGLLRTATTMTSGKQQLKDRIQRIAQKRQSVAAALFAVVALVAAVCAFAFTGAAAEKPWDPIDEEELRYFNEEYFNGEDYNLRNQFLSSLYDSPEEIDLFALFYCGIPGSELHDLSAPALPDDVWQQVIDAAYGGVDPDCATYQMSAEEMDGLLQRYMGISLEESAGVGLDQFHYFPEHDTYFWAHGDTNYRSSVAFSSGSRRGDLIRLIYDDWFMDDGYKVLTLRKTGGGYHFVSNQRYLPPPAGELDQVLSLEGALPHPLEAAPTEEHVSDLFEILQSCPMEQGNLKGRTVVFYRAADETIYAALTNGESGLWTADCFLTVEYDATDGRLSIHPFSNLLGYDGFQITYPIFMGTSVTAYYTCDDAGQLQLLFETTGGCSTYDMDLDGQQELLWEPLGAEPEERGLYFLFRRQGALYQIHLDSLIQDAYPSWSYWEFGSFDSETFLLPLSGYDEQNNWATVQRFLRFTGDSLESYRDNRSTSDHVMEGVDVPEDVLAAAKETVEGFYREEKDYDREDDPHYDDWRIESLTFTGSYEVHGVPVELYNLNYEFHSSSPESVTLAGGMYLKEDGWVCPSYPYCTHLLFHANEDGSRSYVGAQMINDCGPDSDLFWATFQSMLFESDVFFDPEDAFREAVMEHVGASLGEDALYAAEAHAVLSIAETGETLSTYYGVALYQESGYTGGIDLTLLRQCFFPCSVTLEKQGELFYIRDFWAPSGGVAVPSPPSASRPADTDWLAQVETRFPADSAKLVRTAMGSYQEGLSLACAQETSSYWEGAYSSFLNHQSADVVANFLLEISGSPADVTFYEGIRAESALNILFDQYLRTPYDLSLTLSGLGEDARADLVHLLALEAQYNQWQYEARNLPGEFPSTSEGRRAEAFYNRVETAIRDLDGSKTKTVREDTYGLTLAYPVGWDQFGTVRTSTEEGGRSVFTLRENGAFQKYGDGFVWNLTIWPRSEFEDQFGTDLSQFVGAAGGVIGTDQTYVYVLTEPTDVQYLEHNFLSRRHYGCLRVCSQTVVEDFLSRNGIEANPLCPLLNCYMAPEE, from the coding sequence ATGAAAGAAATCCTGATTACCTCTTCCCTGCTGATTCTTGCGCTGCTTACGCTGCGCCGGCTGTTCCGCCATAACATCAGCCGCCGGGTCCAATATGCCCTGTGGCTTGTGGTGGCGCTGCGGCTGCTGGTTCCGGTAAACCTGCCGGACATGGGCTTCAGCGCCCTCAGCGTCACCCAAGACGTCCAGGAGACGGTCTCCGCCCAATTGGACAGCCGGACGGTCTATGTCCTGCCCATGGACCGCGCTCCGGCGGAGGAGTACCCCTTCTCCCGGCAGGTGCAGCCCGGCCAGGTGGTGCCGGACGGCGCCTCCTTCGGCTACCCCGTCCTCTCCCGGGACGGCCAGACCGTCACCCGCTACGCCGACCGCCTGAGCGCCTCGGAGGTGCTCTCTCTGGTTTGGAAGGCCGGAATCCTTGTGACCGGCGGCTGGTTCCTTGTGGGAAATCTGCTTTTTTACCGCCGGCTGCGCAAAACCCGCCGCCCCTTTGAGACAAAGGAGACCACCCTGCCCTGCTACCTGGTGGAAGAGGGGCTTGACTCGCCCTGCCTGTTCGGACTTCTCCGCCCCGCCGTCTATCTGACGCCCTCCTCCTGCTCCTCGCAAGAGCGGCTGCGCCACGTGCTGGCCCATGAAACAGCCCACCACCGCCACGGGGACCACATCTGGTCGCTTCTGCGGTGCCTGTGCCTCTCGGTCTATTGGTTCAACCCCCTGGTCTGGGCCGCCGCCGCGGCCTCCCGCACGGACTGTGAGCTGGCCTGCGACGAGTCCGCCGTACGGCGCCTGGGCGAGGAGCAGCGGATCCCCTATGGCCAGACGCTGCTGTCCCTTATTCCGGTGAAAACCGTTCCCACCGGGCTTTTGCGCACCGCAACCACCATGACCTCAGGCAAGCAGCAGCTCAAAGACCGCATCCAGCGAATCGCTCAAAAGCGCCAGAGCGTGGCGGCGGCGCTGTTCGCCGTGGTGGCCTTGGTGGCCGCCGTCTGCGCTTTTGCCTTCACCGGCGCCGCAGCGGAAAAGCCCTGGGACCCCATCGATGAGGAGGAGCTGCGCTACTTTAATGAAGAATACTTCAATGGGGAGGATTACAACCTCCGCAACCAGTTCCTCTCTTCCCTCTATGACTCACCGGAGGAAATCGACCTCTTTGCGCTCTTTTACTGCGGGATTCCAGGCTCAGAGCTTCACGATCTCTCTGCCCCCGCCCTGCCCGACGATGTCTGGCAGCAGGTCATTGACGCGGCGTATGGCGGCGTGGACCCGGATTGTGCCACCTACCAAATGTCCGCTGAGGAAATGGATGGCCTCTTACAGCGGTATATGGGCATCTCTTTGGAGGAGTCGGCGGGGGTTGGGCTTGACCAGTTCCACTATTTCCCGGAACATGACACCTACTTCTGGGCCCACGGCGACACCAACTATCGGAGCAGCGTCGCCTTTTCCTCCGGCAGCCGCCGTGGAGACCTGATCCGCCTCATCTATGACGACTGGTTTATGGACGATGGATATAAGGTGCTCACGCTGCGAAAGACAGGCGGCGGCTATCACTTCGTCTCCAACCAGCGCTACCTGCCCCCTCCCGCCGGAGAGCTGGACCAGGTGCTCTCCCTTGAAGGCGCGCTCCCCCATCCGCTGGAGGCCGCCCCCACTGAGGAGCATGTCTCCGATCTTTTTGAGATTCTGCAATCCTGTCCCATGGAGCAGGGCAATCTGAAAGGGCGCACCGTTGTCTTCTACCGCGCCGCGGATGAAACCATTTACGCCGCCCTCACCAATGGCGAATCGGGGCTCTGGACGGCGGACTGCTTTTTGACTGTGGAGTACGACGCCACCGACGGACGCCTTTCCATCCATCCCTTCTCCAACCTCCTTGGGTACGACGGCTTCCAGATCACATATCCCATTTTTATGGGCACCTCGGTGACCGCCTATTATACCTGCGACGATGCGGGACAGCTTCAGCTGCTGTTTGAAACCACCGGCGGCTGCTCCACGTATGACATGGACCTGGACGGCCAGCAGGAGCTTCTCTGGGAGCCCCTGGGCGCGGAGCCGGAGGAGCGGGGCCTCTATTTCCTCTTCCGTCGCCAAGGCGCGCTCTACCAGATCCATCTGGATTCGCTGATACAGGACGCCTACCCCAGCTGGAGCTACTGGGAATTTGGGTCCTTTGACAGCGAGACCTTCCTGCTGCCTCTGAGCGGATACGATGAGCAGAACAACTGGGCCACGGTCCAGCGCTTCCTCCGCTTTACCGGCGACTCACTGGAATCCTACCGGGACAACCGCTCCACCAGCGACCATGTGATGGAGGGCGTTGACGTCCCGGAAGACGTGCTGGCCGCGGCCAAAGAGACGGTGGAGGGCTTCTATCGTGAGGAAAAAGACTACGACCGGGAGGATGACCCCCACTACGACGACTGGCGCATTGAGAGCCTGACCTTCACCGGCTCCTATGAGGTTCACGGCGTGCCGGTGGAGCTATACAACCTCAACTATGAGTTCCACTCCTCCTCGCCGGAGTCCGTGACGCTGGCCGGCGGCATGTACCTGAAGGAGGACGGATGGGTCTGCCCCTCCTATCCCTACTGCACCCATCTTCTATTCCATGCAAACGAGGACGGCAGCCGCTCCTATGTGGGCGCTCAGATGATCAACGACTGCGGCCCGGACTCAGATCTCTTTTGGGCAACTTTCCAATCCATGCTCTTTGAAAGCGACGTATTTTTTGACCCGGAGGACGCCTTTCGTGAGGCGGTGATGGAGCATGTCGGCGCTTCCTTGGGAGAAGACGCGCTCTACGCCGCCGAGGCCCACGCGGTGCTCTCCATCGCCGAAACCGGTGAAACTCTTTCCACCTACTATGGCGTGGCCCTCTATCAGGAGTCCGGCTACACCGGCGGCATCGATCTCACCTTGCTGCGCCAGTGCTTTTTCCCCTGCTCTGTGACATTGGAAAAGCAGGGAGAGCTCTTCTACATACGGGACTTCTGGGCCCCGTCAGGCGGCGTCGCCGTTCCGTCCCCTCCCTCCGCTTCCCGTCCCGCCGACACGGACTGGCTTGCGCAGGTGGAGACCCGCTTCCCCGCCGACTCTGCAAAACTGGTCCGAACCGCCATGGGGTCCTATCAGGAGGGACTGTCTCTTGCCTGCGCCCAGGAGACCTCCTCCTATTGGGAGGGCGCCTATTCCTCTTTCCTGAATCACCAGAGCGCCGACGTGGTGGCAAACTTCCTGCTGGAAATCAGCGGTTCCCCCGCAGACGTCACCTTCTATGAGGGCATCCGGGCGGAGAGCGCTCTGAACATCCTCTTTGACCAGTACCTCCGCACGCCCTATGACCTGAGCCTTACCCTCTCCGGCCTTGGGGAAGATGCGCGGGCGGACCTCGTCCACCTGCTGGCCCTGGAGGCCCAGTATAACCAATGGCAGTATGAGGCAAGAAATCTGCCGGGTGAGTTCCCCTCCACATCGGAGGGCCGCCGGGCTGAGGCTTTTTACAACCGGGTGGAAACGGCCATCCGCGATTTGGACGGCTCCAAGACAAAAACGGTCCGGGAGGACACTTACGGCCTGACCCTTGCCTATCCGGTGGGCTGGGACCAATTTGGCACAGTGCGAACCAGCACGGAGGAGGGCGGACGGTCGGTCTTCACCCTCCGGGAGAACGGGGCCTTTCAGAAATACGGAGACGGCTTCGTTTGGAACCTGACAATCTGGCCCCGGTCTGAATTTGAAGATCAGTTCGGCACCGACCTCTCCCAGTTCGTGGGCGCGGCCGGCGGCGTCATCGGCACCGATCAGACCTATGTCTATGTGCTGACGGAGCCAACGGATGTGCAGTATCTGGAGCACAACTTCCTGAGCCGCCGCCACTACGGCTGCCTGAGAGTCTGCTCCCAGACGGTGGTAGAGGACTTTTTGAGCCGCAACGGCATTGAGGCAAACCCCCTTTGTCCTCTGCTCAACTGCTACATGGCCCCCGAAGAATAA